From Pelmatolapia mariae isolate MD_Pm_ZW linkage group LG22, Pm_UMD_F_2, whole genome shotgun sequence, a single genomic window includes:
- the LOC135932705 gene encoding major histocompatibility complex class I-related gene protein-like: MDSLCLFLLFCHVSSAVKHSLKYFITASSGISDFPEFVGAALVDGVLVGYCDSSIRRAEPKLDWMKELIKKDPQHLEWYTQKCSGNQQVFRANINSLKKRLNQTEGVHIFQRMNGCEWDDETDTITGFNQYGYDGEDFIALDLQTLTWIAPKPQAVVTKLQWDTEKPRLEHNKNYYINRCPDWLKKYVKYGRSFLQRTVLPSVSFLQRTPSSLVSCHATGFYPERAMMFWRRDEEEIHEGVEHGEILPNHDGSFQMSVELNVSSIKPEDWRRYDCVFQLSDVKEDIITKLDKTAIRTNWVSPSMFPVGPAVGGVGGVLLLLAVFGFFIWRRNNNGFQLTNRKQ, from the exons ATGGACAGCCTGtgtctttttctcctcttctgtcACGTTTCATCTGCAG TGAAACACTCCCTGAAATATTTCATCACTGCTTCCTCTGGGATCTCAGACTTCCCAGAATTTGTTGGTGCGGCTTTAGTTGATGGGGTTTTAGTGGGCTACTGCGACAGCAGCATCAGGAGAGCTGAACCCAAACTGGACTGGATGAAGGAGTTAATAAAAAAAGATCCTCAGCACTTGGAGTGGTACACGCAGAAGTGCTCTGGGAATCAACAGGTCTTCAGAGCCAATATTAATAGTTTGAAGAAGCGCTTAAACCAAACTGAAG GTGTTCACATTTTTCAGAGGATGAATGGCTGTGAATGGGACGATGAGACTGATACAATCACAGGTTTTAATCAGTATGGTTATGATGGGGAAGACTTCATAGCATTGGACCTGCAGACACTAACATGGATTGCTCCTAAGCCACAGGCTGTCGTCACGAAACTGCAGTGGGATACTGAAAAACCCAGATTAGAGCACAACAAGAACTACTACATCAACAGGTGCCCCGACTGGCTGAAGAAGTATGTGAAATATGGGAGGAGCTTTCTGCAGAGAACAG TTCTTCCCTCAGTTTCTTTCCTGCAgaggactccctcctctctagTCAGCTGCCATGCTACAGGTTTCTACCCAGAGAGAGCCATGATGTTCTGGAGGAGAGACGAAGAGGAAATTCATGAGGGTGTGGAGCATGGAGAGATCCTCCCCAACCACGACGGGAGCTTCCAGATGAGCGTTGAGCTGAATGTTTCATCAATCAAGCCAGAGGACTGGAGGAGGTACGACTGTGTGTTTCAGCTCTCTGATGTTAAGGAAGACATCATCACCAAACTGGACAAAACAGCGATCCGGACAAACTGGG TTTCTCCCTCAATGTTTCCTGTTGGTCCTGCTGTTGGAGGTGTTGGAGGAGTTTTACTCCTCCTGGCAGTCTTTGGATTCTTTATCTGGAGAAGAAACAACAATG GGTTCCAGCTTACAAACA GGAAGCAGTGA